A DNA window from Arachis hypogaea cultivar Tifrunner chromosome 18, arahy.Tifrunner.gnm2.J5K5, whole genome shotgun sequence contains the following coding sequences:
- the LOC112771556 gene encoding NAC domain-containing protein 83 isoform X2, which yields MMSKKMRFVKKNKNGVRLLPPGFRFQPTEEELLFQYLKCKVFSFQLPASIIPEINVCNYDPWDLPGNNNNYGEQEERYLFSSKEVKYRNGNRMNRITKSGYWKATGSDKRIISTSCNNNNNSNIVGIRKTLVFYHGKSPNGSRTHWIMREYRLVTTPSNSSQYVEDLGNWVLCRIFKKKRSIESQHHMVNNKINNVVEVANNNNKPIFFDFMRLYDSPISSSSSSSSSCLSSDFITQV from the exons atgatgAGCAAGAAGATGAGGTTTGTTAAGAAGAACAAGAATGGAGTGAGATTATTGCCACCTGGATTTCGGTTCCAACCAACAGAAGAGGAGCTTCTATTTCAGTATTTGAAATGTAAGGTTTTCTCTTTTCAGTTGCCAGCTTCAATCATTCCTGAGATCAATGTATGCAACTATGATCCTTGGGATTTGCCAG ggaataataataattatgggGAGCAAGAAGAGAGATACTTGTTCAGCTCAAAGGAAGTTAAGTATAGAAACGGTAACCGAATGAACAGAATAACGAAATCTGGATATTGGAAAGCAACTGGATCAGACAAAAGAATAATTTCAAcatcatgtaataataataataatagtaatattgtTGGGATAAGAAAAACTCTTGTATTCTATCATGGAAAATCTCCAAATGGCTCTAGAACTCATTGGATCATGCGTGAGTATCGACTTGTCACTACTCCTTCTAATTCATCCCAG TATGTAGAAGACTTAGGGAATTGGGTTCTTTGCCGCATAttcaagaagaaaagaagcataGAAAGTCAACATCACATGGTcaacaacaaaattaataatgTTGTCGAGgtggctaataataataataagccaATATTCTTTGATTTTATGAGGCTATATGACTCGCcaatatcttcttcttcatcctcatCTTCTTCTTGTTTAAGTTCTGATTTCATAACTCAAGTGTAA
- the LOC112771556 gene encoding NAC domain-containing protein 83 isoform X1, translated as MMSKKMRFVKKNKNGVRLLPPGFRFQPTEEELLFQYLKCKVFSFQLPASIIPEINVCNYDPWDLPGNNNNYGEQEERYLFSSKEVKYRNGNRMNRITKSGYWKATGSDKRIISTSCNNNNNSNIVGIRKTLVFYHGKSPNGSRTHWIMREYRLVTTPSNSSQKYVEDLGNWVLCRIFKKKRSIESQHHMVNNKINNVVEVANNNNKPIFFDFMRLYDSPISSSSSSSSSCLSSDFITQV; from the exons atgatgAGCAAGAAGATGAGGTTTGTTAAGAAGAACAAGAATGGAGTGAGATTATTGCCACCTGGATTTCGGTTCCAACCAACAGAAGAGGAGCTTCTATTTCAGTATTTGAAATGTAAGGTTTTCTCTTTTCAGTTGCCAGCTTCAATCATTCCTGAGATCAATGTATGCAACTATGATCCTTGGGATTTGCCAG ggaataataataattatgggGAGCAAGAAGAGAGATACTTGTTCAGCTCAAAGGAAGTTAAGTATAGAAACGGTAACCGAATGAACAGAATAACGAAATCTGGATATTGGAAAGCAACTGGATCAGACAAAAGAATAATTTCAAcatcatgtaataataataataatagtaatattgtTGGGATAAGAAAAACTCTTGTATTCTATCATGGAAAATCTCCAAATGGCTCTAGAACTCATTGGATCATGCGTGAGTATCGACTTGTCACTACTCCTTCTAATTCATCCCAG AAGTATGTAGAAGACTTAGGGAATTGGGTTCTTTGCCGCATAttcaagaagaaaagaagcataGAAAGTCAACATCACATGGTcaacaacaaaattaataatgTTGTCGAGgtggctaataataataataagccaATATTCTTTGATTTTATGAGGCTATATGACTCGCcaatatcttcttcttcatcctcatCTTCTTCTTGTTTAAGTTCTGATTTCATAACTCAAGTGTAA